The genomic window AAGACACGGGCAGGGCCCGCGGGTTCGCCGCGGCGGCCCGGCCGATTGGACATGGCCTCGATCAGGCCCCAGAATGGATGATGTCGAAGGAGACGAGGGGAGTCGATGCACGACTACGACAAGAGCAGCAAGTGGCTGATCCAGCACCACGGCGCCGCCATCCTGCGGCTGGCCGGGGTGGAGGGCATCGTCGAGTGGCGTCCGCTTCAGGCGGAGGTCGTCATGCCGCGGTACCTGCCCGACGGCCTGATCGCGGCGACCCTGGCCGGCGAGCCCGCCCCCCGGCTGTTCGTCCTGGAGCTGGCCACCTATCCGGAGCCCCGCGTGGCCGACCAGGCCGTCCGCGACGCGGCGTTCGTCTACCTGGACCGGGGCGTCGTGCCGGAGGTCTTCGTGGTGGTGCTCAGCCCGAAGGGCCGCTTCCGGGTGCCCCGCGAGGTGGAGGTCCCCAGCGCCGGCGGCACGACGGCCCTGCACGTCCGTTGGCACGTGGTGGAGCTGTGGACCATTCCGGCGGACGACCTGCTGGCCGTGCCCGAAGTCGGGGCGGTCCCGTGGGCCTTGCTGGGCCGGGTCGACGGCCCGCCCGAGCCCTTCTTCCGCCGCTGCCGCGAGCGGATCGACCGCGAGGCGGCGCCGGAGGAGCGGGAGAGCCTGCTGGCCGTCTCCCAGGTGCTGGCTAGGTTGCGGTATGATGACGAGGAGCTCTTCCGTCTGCTGGGGGGAGAACGAACCATGCTCGAGCTGCCATTCCTCGACACGCTGAAAGAGAAGTGGATGAAGGAGGCCGCCGAGGAGGCCGCCCGCGAGGCGACCCGCAAGGCGACCCACGACAACCAGGTGCGCAACATCGTCGACGTCTTGACCGCCCGATTCGGGTCGCGGGCCTCGACGCTGCGGCCGAAGCTCGACGCGATCGGCGACGAGGGGCGGCTCAACGACCTGGTGAAGGTGGCGGCGGTCTGCGAGAGCCTGAAGGACTTCCGCGCCCACCTGCGCGAGGCGGCGGGCGAGGGCAAGGCACGCTGAGGACGGCCGAGGCAGCCGGACTGCACGTCGTCGCCCCCGAGTCGCGGTCTCGCGGCGGGCGATCGCGGCGCCATGTCGAGGGGGCGGGCCGATGAGGACCGGCGGGGGCATCTCGATCGGCCGGATGATGATAGCGGTGGCGCTGATCGCCGCGAACCTGGCCCTGGCGCAGGCCCTGCCGCCGGAATTCCGGCTGTTCCCCACGATCTGGGTCCTCGCCGCCGTCCCGGACTACGTGGCCTTCCGGAAGCTCGTCCAGGGGCGCGAGATGGGGGCGTTCGACCACGCCTTCCTGATCGCCCTCGTGCCGACCTATGTCTCGCTGGCGAACCTCGCCGCCGCGGGCCGGATCCATCCACTGGGCGTCCTGGTCCGTTGCTGGGAGCACCTGTCTGGCGCGGGGACGGTCGGTTCGCCCGCGGGAGGACCCGATGCCGGCGAGATCTGGATGGCCTGCGCGCTGAGCGTCGCGATCGCCATGGCCGCCGGCTGGGCCGCGGCCCGCGTCGGCCGTCGGACGGGCTGGGACGTGGCGGCGTTCCTCCGACGCTCCCTCGTCGGGCTCGGGGCAGCCTGCCTGCTGATCACGGCCGCCGATGCGGCCGGCCGATGGCCCGAGACCACCCCGGCCGGCCAGGCCGTCCGGATTTCCGTGATGGCCCTTTGCATGGTCGCGGGCGGGTCGATCTGCCGGTCCAGGTTGAGGTCCGCCGCCGCGGCTACTTGCGAGGGGCCTTCGCGACCCGCTGCCGGAATTGCTCCCCGGTGATCTTCGCGCCCCATAGCGGCGGGATCTTCACGAGGCGCTTCACCTCGTCGTAGGAGAGGCCGGCCTCGATCAGCTTCGTGAGGGCGGGGGCGAACTCGTCGGCGAAGAACGGGCCCAGCTTGTCGGCGACCTGGTGATCGAAGGACTCGGCGGTGATGGTCGTCTTTCTCTTCTTCTCGGCGGCCTTCCTGTCGGCCTCGTAGTCCGAGTCGCCATGCTTCGCCTTCTTCCCGAAGCCGAGGCGGGCCCGCGCGCCCATGATGGCCGCGACCATGCCCCGCTCCTTCGCCCGGTCCTCGTCGAGGCCGTCGAGGAGGGCCTTCGCGTAGGTGTACGCGGCCAGGATGTCGAACTTGCCGATGGACACGTCGTCGGAGCGGCGCTTCGCCATCGTCGCCTTCCTTTCGCCCCGGAGGCCCCGCCTTCGCGCCTTCTTTCGGCAGCCGGGCCGGATGCTCACCGGTCATGCAATCTCGGCGCCCGACCCGTTTCGAGGGCGGGGCCCGCGGTACAATGGCGCGTCGTACCGTGGCGAGCAACCGGCATCGCGGAGGGGGTGGGGCCGATGGGCGTGGACGATCGCGGGGGCGCGGGGCGATTGGGGGCGACGGTCCTCCTGGGCAAGGGGCTGACGCCGGGCAAGCTCCGCGGCTTGCAGCGGATCAGCAATCCCGACGGCACGCTCACGATGCTGGCGCTGGACCAGAGCAGCTCGATCGTCGAGATGGCCACGGGGGCCCTGAAGGCCGGGGGCGAGGGCCGCGAGCCGACGTACGACGAGATCGTGGACGCCAAGCTCGACCTGATGCGGAACCTCGCGCCGGCCGCCTCGGGCGTCCTGATCGACGCCTACTACGGGGCGTGGTCGGCGATCGCCAGCGGGGCGATCCCGCCGCGCGTCGGGATGCTCGTCCGCTACGAGGTCTCCGGCGGCCCGACGAACCGACTCGGGGCCCCGCTGGCGGTCGCCGAGCCGGGATGGGGCGTGGAGAAGGCCAAGCTGATGGGGGCCGATGCCCTCAAGCTGCTCGCCCCGTTCGAGCCGACCGAGCGAAGCTCGGCGGAGCATCAGTTCCAGGTCGTCGAGCATGTGCACGAGGAATGCAAGAAGCACGACCTCGTGTTCCTGCTGGAGACGGTCACCTTCCCCTTCGGCGGCGAGACGAAGTCCGACGCGAGCTACCTGGACCGCAAGGCGGCGACGGTCATCGAGGCCGCCCGGCAGCTCAGCGGGCTCTGCGACATCTACAAGGCCGAGTTCCCCGGGACGCTCGACCGGGAGTCCGACGAGCAGCTCCTGGACAACCTCCACGCGCTGGACGCGGCCAGCGAGCGGCCCTGGGTGCTGCTCTCCGCGGGCGTGGACTTCGACGACTACTTCCAGCAGGTCGAGATGGCGATGGAGGCGGGCGCGTCGGGGGTACTCGGGGGCCGGGCGTTCTGGAAGGAGTACTTCCTCCAGGGCGACGCGGCGGCCCGCGGGCGCTTCGCAGCGACGACCGCCCGGGAGCGGCTGGCCGCGGTGGACGCGCTCGTCCGCGAGCGTGGCACGCCCTGGTTCGCCCGCTATGGGCTGGACGGGCCGGAGATGACCACCATCCGCGCCGCCGAGGGCTGGCACGCCCGCTACGCGTCCCGGCGCGGCCCGGACGCGGGGGCCGCCCCCGCGGCGAGGCCGGCCCCCGGCGAGGGCTGCTGACCCGGCTCGCGGGCCCGGCCCGGGCTCAGCGGCCGGTGAAGCCCTTCCGCTCGTAGTTGCTCTGCGGGAGCTTGTAGCCCGGCTTCCTGGGCTTGCCGGGCTTGGCGTTGGGATCCGGCGGGGCGACGGGCGCCGGCCGGCTGCCGGTCTTGTTGTCCAGGAGCACCATGTCCTGCGGGCCGATGACCTCCGCGTCGCCGGTCTTCGGGTTCACGCGGAGGGCCCGGGCCCGCATCGGCGAGCCGGGCTGGCCGGGGCCGACCTGCCGCATGGCGATGACCTGCCGCCCGTCCTCGCCGGTGGCGTAGATGAGGTCGTTCTGGGAGTCATACGTGATCACGTCGGCCTGCACGGTCGAGTCCGTGCTCCGCGCGTAGGCGTTCTCCCAGGCCTTGAGGAAGTTCCGGGCGGGGGCGTTCCGGGGCGAGCCCGGTGGCGGCGGCTCGGTGACGACCCGCATCGTCTGCGAGGTGAGGAAGTAGGCGTCGCCCGGCAGCCGGTCGAAGTCCAGCGGGATCGCCTCGCTGCGGACCTCGGCGCGGGCGGCCTGGATGTCGCCGAAGAACTCGGCGTGCCGGGTCGCCGCCTGGTCGTCGGCCTTGCCCGTGCCGAAGCGGCCCTTCATCTCGCGGGAGAACGCGATCTGTGTCAGGACCAGCGGGGGGATCGCGCCTCCGGCGTCGGCCGCGGGCTTCGCGCCGCGGGCCTGGGCGGGCCTCGCCCCGGACGGCCTCGCGCCGCCGGCGCGATCCGCGATCGGGCGGACCTCATGACCCCCGGCGACGACGCCCCCGCCTTCCGGCCGGAGGACCGACTGGTTCCCCCGCTCGTGGAGGTAGACGACGCCCGCGCCGGGTACCTCGAAGTCGCCCGTGCGGCGGTCGTAGATGATCCGGTCGCCGGTGATCTTCTGTCGGTTCAGGAGCACGGGCCGGTTCTCGTCCACCTTGCGGCTGACGGCGACGGCCTTGCCCACCATGTCGATGAACGCGAGGTCCGGCTTGGGTCTCTCCGCCTCCGCGCCGGCGGCCTGCTCGCCGTCGGGCCCCTGCCCTCTCGCGGCGGCCCCGTCGGACGGCTTCTTCTTCAGGTTGCCGAGGTCGGCGAGGGGGACGGGCCGATCCGTGTACGTGGTCATGACCTTGTCGCAGCGGAGCTCGCCGTCCTCCATCAGGGCCCGCACGTCCTTGAAGAAGGTCGCCCTGGCGGCCGGGCGGTTCTCCTGGTCGATGGACCGGCCCTCGAAGAACATCCGGTCGCCCCAGGTGATGATCAGCGGGATCTTGTCCGACTGGACCTTGCCCGCCCGCATCTTCGGCTTCTTCGGGGCCGCCGGCTTGTCCCTGGGGGCGTCCTCGCCCTCGGCGGGATCGTTGCGGTCGGTCAGCATGCCGCGGTCGGTGAGCTGGATCAGCTTGCCCGCGCCGTAGACCCACGCCTGGTCGGTGATCTGGTTGACGCCGATCGTGTTGCCCTCGACCGTCATGTCCTCGGTGATCACCAGGGCGCGGGGACGGACGACGGCCGGGAACCGCTGCTCCTTGGGCAGGCGCGGGTCCTCGTGGTAGAGGTTGAAGATCGCGCGGCCGGGCCCTTCGTTGCGGAGGACCAGGCACTCGCCGCGGGCGTCCGAGGCCTTCACCTTGCCGGGCGCCGGATCCTGGTGGAGGCGGACGCCCCCGAACATGCGGACGTCCCGGATGTCCTGGCCGGCGCCCCCGCCGGAGGCGCCGGGCGTCCTCAGCGCGGCCGTCGCGGTCCCGGTCCCGGCCGTGGCCCGGCCCGCCGCCTTCGAGGTGCCCGAGGGGCCCGGGCGCGACGGATCGGACGGGGCGTCGGGGTCGAGGAGGACCTTCGCCTCGACGACGTCCGCGATCGCCGTCATCGGGGGCTCTTCGGCCTTCTTGCTGGCGGCCGACTGCCCGCCGTTCGCCGGCCCGTCGCCGGCCGGCTGCTTGCCGGCGTCCGCGACGATCGTGTCCCTCGGCGCTGCGGAGCTGGGCGGCGCGGAGCCGCCGGAGGGGGGCGTCGGGCCGCCGCGGTCGGTCGAGACGGTGGGCCGGGCGAGCTCGTCGAAGTCGACGTCCAGCCGCCTGCGGGCCGTCAGGTAGCGCGAGGGAGCGATGAGCCGGGCGTTCCCCTGGGCGAGCAGGTGCTTGATGCGGAAGCTGCCGGCCGGCGAGGCGCCGCCCTTCGCCCCCGCCGCCGCGGCCGGGTCCGCGGGCCTGGGGACGAGCGTGGCCACGACCACGTCGTGGGCGTCGAGCGACGACTGCCGCAGGCTGTCCACGATGTGCGGCCGCCCCTTGACGATGATCTCGCGGCGGGCGATCAGCTTATCCGGGCCGAGGAGGTTCTTGATCTCGAGGCTGTCCTGCCAGCTCATCGTCCGGTCCGGCGGCGCGTCCTTGGCGGGCGCCTTGCCCGGCGCGGGGATGGGGCGAGTCTCGAGGTAGCCGGGGCCGTGGGCGAAGAGGTTGGCCGTCTCCATGCTGCCGCTGCCGTTGTCGATGAGCGTGGCGTCCACCGCCCAGATCCGCGTGACCGACACGGGGGTCCGCTTGACCGGCCCGTCGGCGCCCTGGGGACGCTCCTCGGCGTAGTCGATCTTCGTGACCTCGAGCTTCGGCGTGCCGGGAGAGCCGCCGGCCCTGGTGGGCGTGTCGCCCCGGAAGTAGGTCAGGCCCTCCTGGTCCGGCATGGCGACCTTGTGGATCAGCTCGTTGCAGCGGATCTTGGCGCCCTGGGACGGCAGGTAGAGCCAGACCGCGTGGCCCGTCGCCTTGACGCGGCGGAGCGTGAGGTCGCCGAAGAGGCCCTTCTCCTCGCCTTGCGCCGCCGCGTCCCCGGCGGGCTTCGAGGCCGCGACGGCCCCGGCGTCGGCCGGCATCGGGGCCGCGCCGGCGGGCTTGACGGCCCCCGGTTTCGCCGCGTCGGCCGGGCGATCCGGCGGCGACGGCCTGTCGGGCTGCACGAGGACGAGGTCCAGGCTGTCCGCGTCGAGCCGGTCCGGGCCCGGGGTCGAGTCGAGCTTGCCGCGGCAGACGACGACGTTGCGGGTGAAGTTGACGAGCGTGGGGCCCGGGGGCGCCGGCGGCCCGACCTTCACCGGGGCGACCGGCCTGGGGAATTCCACCTGCATCGGCCCGTCGGCGCGGACGTCCAGCGGGGTCGGCTCCCCCGCGGCCTTGCCGTCGCCCTTCGTGCCGGGGCCGGCCTTGGCGCCCGCCGCGGCCTTCGAGGGATCGACCTTGACCGTCGCCTCGACCTTGCCGGAACCGTCCTTCTTGACCTCCGGGGCGCCGGGGAGGACGCCGGCCTTGCCGACGTCGGTGAAGACGACATGTGGCTTCTTGTAGAGGGTCGCTTTCTGGGCCCCGTCGAAGCCGGAGGTGCGGGTCGTCGCCTGGGGCGCCGAGGCCTTGGGCCTCAGGAGGATCTTCAGCCCGCCGTCGGGCCCGCCCTCGCCCGTAACTCGCGTCCCGCCGTCCACGATCAGCACGTCCGACTGGCTGGTGACCTCGAGCTTGTCATCGTCGTACTCGACGTGCGTGAGCGGCCCGATGACCAGGTCGTCGGCGAGGTTCTCGGGCGTGCCCTTGTCGTCGCGGATGAACACGTTGCCCTCGAGCCGCGCGAACTTGACGACCAGGG from Aquisphaera giovannonii includes these protein-coding regions:
- a CDS encoding tagatose 1,6-diphosphate aldolase, with protein sequence MGVDDRGGAGRLGATVLLGKGLTPGKLRGLQRISNPDGTLTMLALDQSSSIVEMATGALKAGGEGREPTYDEIVDAKLDLMRNLAPAASGVLIDAYYGAWSAIASGAIPPRVGMLVRYEVSGGPTNRLGAPLAVAEPGWGVEKAKLMGADALKLLAPFEPTERSSAEHQFQVVEHVHEECKKHDLVFLLETVTFPFGGETKSDASYLDRKAATVIEAARQLSGLCDIYKAEFPGTLDRESDEQLLDNLHALDAASERPWVLLSAGVDFDDYFQQVEMAMEAGASGVLGGRAFWKEYFLQGDAAARGRFAATTARERLAAVDALVRERGTPWFARYGLDGPEMTTIRAAEGWHARYASRRGPDAGAAPAARPAPGEGC